A part of Treponema primitia ZAS-1 genomic DNA contains:
- a CDS encoding septum formation initiator family protein translates to MRFLKYLIAVWTTLAVYTVSAFFVGPTGSYAYKQLSAEREKQRTNIEALQNLNQELAGTVNSLTYDSDTIMIYARELGYGASNENFVRIVGLGGAKKQRTTAGQITIPRSPGFIPERILWFLAFCAGIGVLVLLSISEFMRERRIRWRNYR, encoded by the coding sequence ATGCGTTTCTTGAAATACCTCATAGCAGTCTGGACGACCCTGGCCGTATATACGGTTTCCGCTTTTTTTGTGGGCCCCACTGGGTCCTACGCATATAAGCAGCTTTCGGCAGAGCGGGAAAAACAGCGGACAAATATTGAAGCTCTGCAGAACCTTAATCAGGAACTTGCGGGGACCGTGAATTCCCTGACATACGATTCGGATACCATCATGATCTACGCTCGGGAGCTTGGTTATGGCGCCTCGAATGAGAATTTTGTCCGGATCGTGGGGCTTGGGGGGGCTAAAAAGCAACGGACCACCGCTGGGCAGATTACGATCCCCCGATCTCCGGGTTTTATTCCCGAAAGGATACTCTGGTTCCTCGCTTTCTGCGCCGGGATTGGGGTGCTTGTTCTGTTAAGCATTTCCGAATTTATGCGGGAACGCCGTATACGTTGGCGTAACTACCGCTAA
- a CDS encoding TP0183 family DNA metabolism protein — MKRMILSFFLFPILCSVPLAAEDNKPIIQVIPFVIEGLGQEEARFISTLIQSYVTDIGDVVQVYDAGMESPVQENETYSLSADKMPDFILSGSITVDQDTRILSLKIIKNETGETAYHTSIHRTTTDLTLKARSLVEAAFSTGFDGMFHEAVSQEILAESRILGTWRGDTGIAIVRLQRGGTGIAILSSGVQMNLVYKIEDNSLKVTQISPNTERFYHPMPFEVARILKSRAEPWQYVLFLYDNGTVLRGLKTFTGVRYEANRFVELIPGSVQEAEWTKTSR, encoded by the coding sequence ATGAAAAGGATGATTTTGTCCTTTTTTCTTTTCCCAATTCTTTGTTCCGTCCCCCTTGCGGCGGAGGATAATAAACCGATCATTCAGGTCATACCCTTTGTTATAGAAGGTTTAGGCCAGGAAGAAGCGCGGTTTATTTCAACCTTGATACAGTCTTATGTAACCGACATTGGCGATGTAGTACAGGTTTACGACGCAGGCATGGAAAGTCCCGTACAAGAAAATGAAACTTATTCCCTGTCTGCGGATAAGATGCCGGATTTTATCCTTTCCGGAAGTATTACCGTTGATCAAGATACCCGGATCCTATCTTTGAAGATAATTAAAAACGAAACCGGGGAAACGGCGTATCATACTTCCATACATAGAACAACCACCGATTTAACCTTAAAGGCACGATCCCTGGTGGAAGCGGCCTTTTCCACCGGGTTTGATGGAATGTTTCATGAGGCGGTATCCCAGGAAATTCTCGCGGAATCTCGCATTCTGGGTACTTGGCGGGGTGATACCGGGATTGCGATTGTTCGTCTCCAGCGGGGTGGAACCGGAATAGCCATCCTTTCTTCCGGCGTACAGATGAATCTGGTTTACAAGATTGAGGATAACAGCCTAAAGGTTACCCAAATTTCTCCAAATACGGAACGGTTCTATCATCCCATGCCCTTTGAGGTGGCCAGGATACTTAAATCCCGTGCGGAACCTTGGCAGTATGTACTTTTTCTTTACGATAACGGTACGGTTTTACGGGGCTTAAAAACATTCACCGGCGTACGGTACGAGGCTAACAGGTTTGTAGAATTAATTCCCGGTTCTGTCCAGGAAGCGGAATGGACGAAAACATCGCGCTAG
- the smpB gene encoding SsrA-binding protein SmpB — protein MSEGTKTIAVNRRARHDYSVDDRYECGIELLGTEVKSFRDGKISFPDAWAEVISGEVWLRSLRIAENPFSSIFNHDPDRKKKLLLHRDEIKRITRKVDEKGYTLIPLSFYFKKGRVKVELGLCKGKKSYDKRADIRERDITREISRDFRQKLH, from the coding sequence ATGAGCGAGGGGACCAAGACCATCGCCGTAAATCGCCGGGCCCGGCATGATTATTCCGTAGATGACCGTTACGAATGCGGGATAGAGCTGCTTGGTACGGAGGTAAAATCCTTCCGTGACGGAAAGATCTCCTTCCCCGATGCCTGGGCGGAGGTAATAAGCGGCGAAGTGTGGCTCCGTTCTTTGCGGATCGCCGAAAACCCCTTTTCTTCAATCTTCAACCACGATCCGGACCGGAAAAAAAAGCTGCTCCTTCACCGGGACGAGATCAAACGTATTACGCGGAAAGTGGATGAAAAAGGATACACCCTAATCCCCCTGTCCTTTTATTTTAAAAAGGGCCGGGTTAAGGTTGAACTCGGTCTCTGCAAGGGAAAGAAAAGCTACGACAAACGGGCGGACATACGGGAACGGGATATCACCCGGGAAATTTCCCGGGATTTTCGTCAAAAGTTACATTGA